GTTACTGCAAAGTTCTAAATACATAACAGCGGGCACGAATTTCCCTTACAGCGCTTATATAAGCCCGATTGCGCTTATACACTTACTTGTGAACAGGCAACCACTTGATACTACATTAAGCAGCATTCCAAATATGAATCAGAAACTTTCCGTACTTGAAGCTATAAAGTCTTTCACTGTTTATGCGGCGTATGCAGGTTTTGAAGAAAAGACAAAAGGCTCATTACAGAAGGAAAAATACGCGGATTTTGTAGTGCTTTCAGAAGATATATTTACGATAGACCCGAAGAAGATAAAAGACATACAAGTACTAAGAACTGTTATTAACGGAAAAACAGTTTTCAACAAATAAAATGTCCGAGCCAAAGCTAAAATCTTTGCTTGAGATACTTAATTATTCAACAAGTTATTTAAAGGAAAAGAATATAGAAAATCCGAGGCTGAATGTGGAACTGATGATTGCAGATATAATGAAATGCAAAAGGCTGCAACTATATCTTGATTATGAGAAACCATTAACGACGGACGAAAAGGAAAAACTTAAAGGATATTTAAGACGTAGAGTGAGCAGAGAACCGCTACAATATATATTAGGAAGAACAAATTTCTTTGGGTATGAAATACTATTAAATGAACACGTACTTATTCCGAGGCAGGAGACAGAAGTGCTTGTTGAAAAAATACTTAATGATGTATATGCATCGGGCAAGAAAAATGTGAAAATATTCGAATTGGGGGTTGGATCGGGCTGCATAGCAGTTGCAATAATCTCGGAACTTGGAAAGCGAGGAATAGAGTGCATTTACCATGGAATAGACATTTCAGAAGAGGGAATATCTATGGCTAAGAAGAATCTTGATATAAATAATTGTAAGAATAACAGATTAGAGATAGAAGATTTTTTAGATGAGGGTTATGAAATTAAAGAGGAATACGATTATGTTGTGTCAAATCCACCTTATGTACCGATTGATGATTATAAGAAACTAATGTCCGAAGTGAACAAGTATGAGCCTGCTTATGCGGTGACAGATTTTGGAGACGGGACAAAATTCTACCGAAAGCTTTTCAAAATGTATAAGGTAAGAAGGTTAAATTACTTTCTGGAAATTGCTTTTGATGCAACGGATAAACTTGAAAAAATATTATCAGAGGAAGGAATTAGTTATTACAATTTTGAAAAGGATTACAGTAATAATAACAGAGTTTTAATAATACGGGAATGATTGCAGTAGTACAAAGATGCATAGAGTCTTCAGTCGAAATAGAAGGCAAAGAGTATAACAGAATAGGAAAAGGTCTGATGGTCCTGCTTGGAATCAAAAAAGGTGATACGGATGTAAATATACAAAAGCTTTCACAGAAAATACTTGATTTAAGGATATTTGATGATGAGAAAGGTGTAATGAATTTAAGCATTAAGGATACCGGTGGTGAACTTCTTATAATATCACAATTTACACTTTGTGCAGACAATAATAAAAGCGGAAACAGACCGAGTTATACAATGGCGGAGGATCCTGAAAAGTCAAAACCGATGTACGATAAATTCTTAAAATATATAAGCGGGCAATATTATTCAGAAAGGGTTAAGGGTGGTATATTCGGTGCTGATATGAAAGTAAGATTAACGAATGACGGTCCTGTAACAATAATTCTGGAAAGATGAAAATAACAATAATAGGTGCGGGGAGAGTCGGGTCTGCATTCGCGATTGAGTTATTTAATAGAGGTTACAAAATACAAGCGGTAATAGATAAGTCAAAAGCAAAAGCGAGCAGGTTAGCAAAATTTGTTTATTGCAAGACATCTACAGATGAGTTAACACAGGAAATAGCGGAGAATTCGGATATAATACTACTCGCTATTAAGGATGACGATTTATTGACGTACTACAGAGAAGTAAAGCATATTGATTTCAGGAAAAGAGTTTTAGTACATTCAAGCGGAGTGTTAACATCTGAGTTATTTAAAAAATACAATGCTTACAAAAGAGATTGCGCATCGTTACATCCTGCTCAAACATTTCCAAAAGTATCCATCAAGAATAATCATTATCTTAAAGGAATATATTTTGGGATAGAAGGAGGTGATAGAGCATTAAGTATATTAAAAAATTTAACAAAGAAGCTCGGCTCGAATAATATCATATTGAAGAAAAACAATAAATCCATGTACCATCTTGGATGCGTAATCTCATCAAATTTTTTGATAGCTAATTTTTATATACTAAAAGAATTTTCGAGTGCATTAGGGATTAGCGAGAAAAGATTTTTTAATGTATTGAAACCGTTATATTT
The window above is part of the Ignavibacteria bacterium genome. Proteins encoded here:
- the prmC gene encoding peptide chain release factor N(5)-glutamine methyltransferase, which codes for MSEPKLKSLLEILNYSTSYLKEKNIENPRLNVELMIADIMKCKRLQLYLDYEKPLTTDEKEKLKGYLRRRVSREPLQYILGRTNFFGYEILLNEHVLIPRQETEVLVEKILNDVYASGKKNVKIFELGVGSGCIAVAIISELGKRGIECIYHGIDISEEGISMAKKNLDINNCKNNRLEIEDFLDEGYEIKEEYDYVVSNPPYVPIDDYKKLMSEVNKYEPAYAVTDFGDGTKFYRKLFKMYKVRRLNYFLEIAFDATDKLEKILSEEGISYYNFEKDYSNNNRVLIIRE
- a CDS encoding DUF2520 domain-containing protein, which gives rise to MKITIIGAGRVGSAFAIELFNRGYKIQAVIDKSKAKASRLAKFVYCKTSTDELTQEIAENSDIILLAIKDDDLLTYYREVKHIDFRKRVLVHSSGVLTSELFKKYNAYKRDCASLHPAQTFPKVSIKNNHYLKGIYFGIEGGDRALSILKNLTKKLGSNNIILKKNNKSMYHLGCVISSNFLIANFYILKEFSSALGISEKRFFNVLKPLYLRTAQNLHEQGVLGSLTGPIVREDVITIKAHLKLLHRKYPKFVEYYRTASKILAEVSTRQNKNFNKKLLSEILNE
- the dtd gene encoding D-aminoacyl-tRNA deacylase, with the protein product MIAVVQRCIESSVEIEGKEYNRIGKGLMVLLGIKKGDTDVNIQKLSQKILDLRIFDDEKGVMNLSIKDTGGELLIISQFTLCADNNKSGNRPSYTMAEDPEKSKPMYDKFLKYISGQYYSERVKGGIFGADMKVRLTNDGPVTIILER